AAAAATTTAATTCATTTTTTTGTAATGAGAGGGCCTTCTCGAGATTTTTGGACATTATCTCGAGAAGGTTCTTTTTTCTTAATCTATAGGCAATATTTTAGTTTAAAGATAAATCTTGAAATTTCTTAGGTAAGTGAGAATTAGTTCGTTTATAATTTATCAACCTTTATAATTTGCTATACTTATTTTTACTCTGGTTATTTTAAGGGACCGCTTATGTTTGGTTCGTTCCCGTGTTATCCAGGCTTTCGGGATATTGCACAGTATTCGAATACACATTTTTATTGTTCCTCTTGCGAGGGCGTTGTGAAACCTCACGAGGTTTCTGTCCTTATTATTAATAATGAGGGTAAGCCCGGAGGAGTAGCTCATGTTTTGCGTTGTAAGAGTCATCCTATTAAGGGAACGTATCCTTCCGGGCCTTTAACAACACTCTGGGGCCTACAGCCTAAGGATAGTGAAGCCGTTGCTATTCGAGAAAGAATGCGGGGGATATGCTTCCGTATAAAAAATTTGGATATTTGTGCAGTATTGAGCTTGCTCGGAGGGGGCATCTTAGTTCTTGCTGGAATAGCTCTTGGTGTAATTGTCGCTGCTCCGGTGATTCCTGGTTTACACCATTGGTGTTTTCCAGCGATTTTATTAGGAGTTGGCCTGGTTTTATGTTTATTAGGAGCTATTTTTAATTATTTTTCGCGAGCCCGTGTTCGAGAGTGGTTAAGCCTTTCAAAAGACTATTCCGAGCGTTGTGAACTTGTTCATGTTCAAAAAGGGACAGAAAAATATGTCGTTCTTACTGATTTCCCTCCTTCATGTAATTTATTAGATCCCATATTAGCTGATCCTGTTGTTCCCCCAGTTTTGTTGGAGCCTGAATCTGCGAATCCTCCTCTACATTTGCCAATTCCTGACCTTGTGCCTCTTCCGAATCTCCCCACTTCAGAGTCTTCTTCCTCTTTTTCTTAATTTTCTAGACAGTTACACTTTTATTTTTATGGCTGTTATGGGGAGTGTTTATGGAAAAAGATGCGCATGGGGACGACTCCTTCGGTAAGCTAGTATTTTTAGGAACAGGAAACCCCGAGGGTATCCCTGTTCCTTTTTGCTCTTGTGAGATTTGCTCAGGAGGGCAGATACATCGTTTGCGAGCCTCTGTTTTGATAGAGTGGTCTGGGAAACATTTTCTCATTGATGTGGGGCCGGATTTTCGTCAGCAAATGCTAGAGAATCATATTGAGAAATTAGACGGGGTATTTTTTACCCATCCTCATTATGATCATATTGGTGGTATTGATGAGCTGCGTACCTGGTATGTTGTTCATCAACGTTCTATCCCTGTTGTTCTCTCTGCATCCACTTATAAATATCTATGTAAGTCTCGCGAGCATCTTGTTGCGCCTCCCGAGCACGATGGCACCCTTCCCGCAGCTTTAGAATTTACGATTTTAAATGAAGAGTACGGAGAGGAGTCTTTTCTTGGCCTGCCCTATACTTACGTTTCCTATTATCAAAAATCTTGTGAGGTAATGGGATATCGCTTCGGAAATCTCGCTTACCTTACAGATATGAGTAGGTATGATCAGGAAATTTTTAGTTATCTATCGGGTGTAGAGACTATTATTTTATCAGTAGCTCCTACGAAAACTCCTCGAGCTTTTATCGGGCGTAGTTCTTCGCATTTTAATATGAGTCAAGCTGAAGATTTTGCAGCCCATGTGGGCGCTAGGAAATTAATCCTTACGCATATCAGCCATTGCTTGCAAAAAGAGTTAGAAAATTATTCTGATAAGGTATGTGCTTATGATGGTATGGAAGTTCCTTGGGTTTTATAAGGGCAAGTTATGAAGAAGAAACATAATGAAGAGAAGAAAAGTCGTGAAAGTTCTTTAGGGTGGCGTTTTTCTCTTCCTCGTGAGGAGCAAGATCCTTCTCAAGCATTAGCAGTTGCTTGCTATGCAAGCAAAGCAGATCAAAATAACATGCAAGAGCATGTTGAGGAGTTAGTATCTCTTGCGGACTCTTGTGATATTACTGTTTTAGAAACGCGCTCGTGGATTTTACGTATGCCGTCATCTTCGACGTATTTGAATGAGGGTAAGCTTTTAGAAATCGAAGAGATTTTACAACAATTTCCAACTATTGGAACGCTAATCGTTGATGAAGAAATCACCGCATCACAACAGAGAAACCTAGAAAAGCGTTTAGGAGTTGTTGTCTTAGATCGTACAGAGTTGATTTTAGAGATTTTTGCTTCTCGGGCATTTACTGCTGAGGCGGGCCTTCAGGTAGAACTTGCAAGGGCGCGTTATCTTCTTCCTCGTTTAAAAAGAATGTGGGGACATTTATCTCGTCAAAAATCTGGAGGCGGCAGCGGAGGCGGAGGATTTGTTAAGGGGGAAGGTGAAAAGCAAATCGAGCTTGATAAAAGGATGATTCGTGAGAGAATCCACAAGCTAACTTCCGACCTTAAGAATGTTGAAAAGCAGCGTAAAGAACGTCGTAAATCTAAAGAGAGACGAGGGATTCCCTCGTTTGCTTTAATTGGTTATACAAACTCAGGAAAGAGCACATTATTAAATCTTTTAACTTCTGCGGAGACCTACGCTGAAGACAAGCTTTTTGCTACTTTAGATCCTAAAACGCGCAGGTGTATTCTTCCTTGTGGGCAGCGTGTTCTTGTTACCGATACAGTAGGATTTATTCGTAAACTTCCTCATACGCTTGTAGCCGCGTTTAAAAGTACTTTAGAGGCCGCTTTACATGAAGATGTTTTACTTCATATTGTAGATGCTTCCCACCCGCTAGCTTTTGAACATATCGAAACAACAAAAGCGATTTTGAAAGAGTTAGGAGTTGAACATCCTAAAATTATTACTGTTTTAAATAAGGTAGACGCTCTTCCTGAGGGTAAGGTTCCTACAAAACTTCGTTTGCTTTCTCCTCGTGCTGTATTAGTTTCTGCAAAAAGTGGTGAAGGGATACAAAATCTGCTGGAGACCATGACAGAGGTCATTACAGAAGGCTGTCCCGAAGTTTCATTAAAATTTTCTTATAAAGATTATGGGAAATTTACAGAGCTTTATGATGCAGGTTTGGTAATTTCACATCGCTGTAAAGATGATATTTTACTTGTAGAGGCGTATTTACCTAAGGAATTGGAAAAGAAATACCAGCAGTTT
This window of the Chlamydia sp. BM-2023 genome carries:
- a CDS encoding MBL fold metallo-hydrolase, yielding MEKDAHGDDSFGKLVFLGTGNPEGIPVPFCSCEICSGGQIHRLRASVLIEWSGKHFLIDVGPDFRQQMLENHIEKLDGVFFTHPHYDHIGGIDELRTWYVVHQRSIPVVLSASTYKYLCKSREHLVAPPEHDGTLPAALEFTILNEEYGEESFLGLPYTYVSYYQKSCEVMGYRFGNLAYLTDMSRYDQEIFSYLSGVETIILSVAPTKTPRAFIGRSSSHFNMSQAEDFAAHVGARKLILTHISHCLQKELENYSDKVCAYDGMEVPWVL
- the hflX gene encoding GTPase HflX, with translation MKKKHNEEKKSRESSLGWRFSLPREEQDPSQALAVACYASKADQNNMQEHVEELVSLADSCDITVLETRSWILRMPSSSTYLNEGKLLEIEEILQQFPTIGTLIVDEEITASQQRNLEKRLGVVVLDRTELILEIFASRAFTAEAGLQVELARARYLLPRLKRMWGHLSRQKSGGGSGGGGFVKGEGEKQIELDKRMIRERIHKLTSDLKNVEKQRKERRKSKERRGIPSFALIGYTNSGKSTLLNLLTSAETYAEDKLFATLDPKTRRCILPCGQRVLVTDTVGFIRKLPHTLVAAFKSTLEAALHEDVLLHIVDASHPLAFEHIETTKAILKELGVEHPKIITVLNKVDALPEGKVPTKLRLLSPRAVLVSAKSGEGIQNLLETMTEVITEGCPEVSLKFSYKDYGKFTELYDAGLVISHRCKDDILLVEAYLPKELEKKYQQFISRSSSHRKQKKS